CAGAGCCGAGCTGCGGCATCATGCTGGGCATGGTGAAGAACTCGCTGCTGAGCACGGTGGAGGCATGGCCCCACCGCCTGCTGAGCAAGGGCGAGAAGGTCTGTGGGTGGGCGGCCGGCGCTGTGCCCCGGGCGGTTCTGCCCTAAGGCGCTGCGGGCGAAAGCGGATATCCCCCCCGGGCAGCGCGTTCCTCCTGGCGCCGCCTCCATCCCCATCTCCTTCCCCAGGATCAGGTCAGCTACGAGGAGAGGGCGTACGAGGGCGGGAGGTTCGCGGCCGTGGAGCTGGTGGGGAAGCCATTCGACGAAGCCTCGAAGGAAGGGGCGGTCAAGCTCCTCAAGTACGTCGGAGGAAGCAACGACAAGGGTGAGAGATGCTGCCTGCCCCGCGGGGCTTGGAGGATTTGTGGTTGAGGCTTGATGAAAGCAGGACGGATGGAGGCAGTGGCACTGCAGGCCCGCCTGGCTTGTGGCTCCTGACACTGGGGGTCTTTGATGGGGATGGCCCCTCACTGGGAAAAGTAAACTTGCAACAGGTTAAGTAGTGCCCAGCTATTCATGCTATGAGTCTGCTTATAAGCCATCTCTGTTTCAGAGTGAAATCTCAAAAAATGTTTGTTGGAACAGGAATGAGTTACCTCGCATCTGGTATAACATAAGGACAGGCAGAGATGTATCTGTCACAGCTCCCTGGGTGAGCAGTAGCTGATGAAATCTGGGGTATCTGGGACAGTTCAGTTCTATGATGTGCCTTTGTGGGCAGTGAAATAACAGGTATGACCTTGATATTTTATCTGGCTATTTTTATTCATGAAAGGGTAATGGACAATGAGCTTCTTTTTTGATGGTATATCATAATGTTTTATGGCACTGCTTCTGGGTGATTGCTTCTAATTCTCATTTTACTAAAGTGTGCTCATTTTAACCATTCACAGCAGGAGAAGACTACAGAGTAGCTCTGAGGCATATACATGTTCTTGAGCACCTTTCTCCAGCATCTAGTAGACGGACTAGTGTAGTCTGTATAGGAGTAGGAGGTGGATGCAGTGGGAAATGGTATTTGCAGCAACACTCTTGGAAAGCTGATGATTGCTGTTGCTGTATTAGAAAGGGCGCTTTCTATAACATGTGACACAAACACAGGTATGacatcaaaggaaaataaacgAAAAAGATCTCTTGATCTCAACTGTTTTTATGGCTGCCTGATCATGAGGTTTAGAGGTTCCCTACTGCTGCAAGGAGAGTGAAGAAAACTTGTCTTCAGTACCATGTGGTACTTCTTGGTGGTAATGAGTAGGAAAACATCATGCTTTTCCTGGAGTGTGGACAGCGTGGACAGTCCTGCTGGAAGCCATAACAGCACTGAGGTTTGGGGCACTGGAACTTGTAGTATGTCTGGAAGCATTTGGAAGGTTTTAAGAGAAAGCTCCTATCACCCAGTATTGGCTGTGGACTCATGACTAAGTGCAGATAGTGTTAATTGAAATGCTGATGTAGATTTATACGTGCTgctggcctgtcctggagctaCAGACCCTGCTGTCTTACAGCTGATTTGTCAGAAGAACAAGTGTCTCATAGAACCACCAAAGCAGTTAACATTAATAAAAAGCATTCCAGAGGGACACTTATTTTCCAGGCTTCTGGTGTGGAGAGAGAGCTTGGCCCAAGCAGAAGCCTAATGATGGCTCTTCTGCTTCCCCAGAGGAGCCCACTCCTGACAAGAAGTTTGTTCATATGAGGAGTTTTCAAAAACTAGGATTAGCTTTTGTGAATTCCCCGTTAAGTTTGTGAGTTCCTGAGAGCCAAGTCTTCTTTAGTAatgtctgtgtgtctgtttcAGGGATTGGAATGGGAATGACTGCTCCTGTCTCCatcactgcttttcctgctgaagatgGCTCCTTTCAGCAGAAGGTGAAAGTCTCTCTGCGGATCCCGAGACAGTTTCAAGACAACCCTCCTTGTCCTACCGATGAAAGCATTAAGATTGAAGAAAGACAGGAGATGACCATTCATTCCACGTAAGGAATGCATCCTGGGGTCTCCAGTCTGAAGTGATGAGGTCTTTAGGGTGCTCTGAAGAGCAGTATTTGTTTTACCAGGTGACTTGCTGTACAAGGGGTACATGTGGCAGAGGGCGATGGAGGAGTATGTCTAGACTGAAGATAGGTGTTTTTTGTCACTTCTTACCCCTGGTCATGCTGCACTGGTTTGGAATATGCATTTTTTCCACTGGGTAAACAAGCATGGAGGCTAGCCCTGAAAGATACTGTGCCATTTCTATTGTGTGAGTCTATTGATTTTCCCACTTCTGGGTTTCCAGATTCTTCATAGTCATTAAGAATGTTCTTTGGTGTGGTTCACATCAAGCTGTCCACTGAAACCTCATTCAGATGGACTCATACCAGACTGCACCATGGAAACAAGCAGCCACTGCACTGCTTCAAGTCACCTTTGAATGTCTTGGGCTGTTGATTGACAGCCTGGACTCAAATTGGCATCACAATAGCAATAAGCTCTTCACCCTGTC
This sequence is a window from Hirundo rustica isolate bHirRus1 chromosome 4, bHirRus1.pri.v3, whole genome shotgun sequence. Protein-coding genes within it:
- the HEBP1 gene encoding heme-binding protein 1, whose protein sequence is MLGMVKNSLLSTVEAWPHRLLSKGEKDQVSYEERAYEGGRFAAVELVGKPFDEASKEGAVKLLKYVGGSNDKGIGMGMTAPVSITAFPAEDGSFQQKVKVSLRIPRQFQDNPPCPTDESIKIEERQEMTIHSTQFGGYAKEADYVNYAAKLKAALGSDAAYRKDFYLCNGYDPPMKLYGRRNEVWFVKE